In Mycolicibacterium nivoides, the DNA window GCACCGACTCACCCGCACTCGATGGCACCGAATCCGGCGGCGCCTGCTGCACAGCGTGAACCAGGTTGCCCCCGCGCGGCTTTCCACGCTCGACCGGCTGCTACCGGTGTGGATCGCCGTGGCGATGGCCGTGGGCCTGCTGCTCGGAAAGCTCGTTCCAGGAGTCAACACCGCACTGAATCACGTTCAGATCGACGGCATCTCGCTGCCGATCGCACTGGGCCTGCTGATCATGATGTACCCGGTCCTGGCGAAGGTCCGCTACGACCGGCTCGACCGCGTGACCGGTGATCGCAAGCTGTTGATCAGCTCGCTGATCCTCAACTGGGTGCTGGGTCCCGCCCTGATGTTCGCGCTGGCCTGGCTCTTTCTGCCCGATCTGCCCGAGTACCGAACGGGTCTCATCATCGTCGGTCTGGCCCGTTGCATCGCCATGGTCATCATCTGGAACGACCTGGCCTGCGGCGACCGCGAGGCCGCCGCGGTACTGGTCGCCCTCAATTCGGTTTTTCAAGTGCTCATGTTCGCGGTGCTCGGCTGGTTCTACTTGTCGGTTCTGCCCGGCTGGCTCGGCCTGGAGCAAGCCCGCATCGACACATCACCATGGCAGATCGCCAAGTCGGTGATCATCTTCCTGGGTATTCCGCTGCTGGCCGGCTACCTGTCGCGCCGCATCGGTGAATCCGCGAAAGGCCGGGACTGGTACGAATCGACGTTCCTGCCCCGTATCGGCCCATGGGCCCTGTACGGACTGCTGTTCACCATCGTCGTGCTGTTCGCGCTCCAGGGCGACCAGATCGCCGGCCGTCCGTGGGACGTCGCACGCATCGCGCTGCCGCTGCTGGCCTACTTCGCGATCATGTGGGGTGGCGGATACGCACTGGGAGCGGTCCTGGGGCTGGGCTACGAGCGCACCACCACTCTCGCGTTCACAGCCGCGGGCAACAACTTCGAACTGGCCATCGCGGTGGCGATCGCGACGTACGGGGCGACCTCCGGCCAGGCTCTGGCAGGTGTGGTCGGCCCGCTCATCGAAGTGCCCGTACTCGTGGCACTGGTCTACGTGTCCCTGGGTCTGCGACGCCGGTTCGCCACCGTGGGTGACACCAAACCCG includes these proteins:
- the arsB gene encoding ACR3 family arsenite efflux transporter translates to MNQVAPARLSTLDRLLPVWIAVAMAVGLLLGKLVPGVNTALNHVQIDGISLPIALGLLIMMYPVLAKVRYDRLDRVTGDRKLLISSLILNWVLGPALMFALAWLFLPDLPEYRTGLIIVGLARCIAMVIIWNDLACGDREAAAVLVALNSVFQVLMFAVLGWFYLSVLPGWLGLEQARIDTSPWQIAKSVIIFLGIPLLAGYLSRRIGESAKGRDWYESTFLPRIGPWALYGLLFTIVVLFALQGDQIAGRPWDVARIALPLLAYFAIMWGGGYALGAVLGLGYERTTTLAFTAAGNNFELAIAVAIATYGATSGQALAGVVGPLIEVPVLVALVYVSLGLRRRFATVGDTKPVRIR